A window from Leptothermofonsia sichuanensis E412 encodes these proteins:
- a CDS encoding STAS domain-containing protein — MQSVLVRPQAAVIQPLGSLNAATVVKFQHQLNAAVLSEQNAGLLVDMGQVESMDSAGLMALVAAKNMAQRLNKRIGLCAVPHQVRMILELTQLDRVFEIFEEQTAFYEIAA, encoded by the coding sequence ATGCAGAGCGTACTCGTTCGTCCTCAAGCCGCCGTTATTCAACCCCTGGGTTCTCTCAATGCTGCAACGGTAGTTAAGTTTCAACATCAGCTCAATGCGGCTGTGCTGTCAGAACAGAATGCCGGTTTACTCGTGGATATGGGGCAGGTCGAGTCGATGGATAGTGCCGGTTTAATGGCATTGGTAGCGGCCAAAAACATGGCCCAACGTCTGAATAAGCGGATCGGGCTTTGCGCTGTTCCTCATCAGGTGCGGATGATTCTCGAACTGACTCAATTAGACCGGGTATTTGAAATTTTTGAAGAACAGACAGCATTTTATGAAATAGCTGCCTGA